A region of Chlorogloeopsis sp. ULAP01 DNA encodes the following proteins:
- a CDS encoding GDP-mannose 4,6-dehydratase, with translation MTKKALITGLTGQDGSYLAELLLEKGYQVYGLVRRSSTSNLERINHLFNQIQIVSGDLLDQSSLMDVVSDCQPDEIYNLASQSYVPLSWTQPALTAEYTALGVSRLLESIRRCKPDARFYQASSSEVFGQPDESPQTERTAFRPRNPYGVAKAYAHWMTVNYRQQYKLFGCCGITYTHESPRRGTEFVFRKITRTAAMIKLGLANELKLGNLDARRDWCYAKDAVCAMWMMLQQEKPDDYIIGSGETHSVRELVECAFNCLGLDWQDYVSVDPAFYRPDEPVQLVGCIYKAKAQLGWKPQYSFQQLVELMVDCDLKALSDNP, from the coding sequence ATGACCAAAAAGGCTCTAATTACCGGATTAACTGGGCAAGACGGTTCCTATCTCGCCGAACTTCTTTTAGAAAAAGGCTACCAAGTATACGGTTTAGTTCGCCGTTCTAGCACCAGCAATCTAGAGCGGATCAATCACCTTTTCAACCAAATCCAAATTGTATCTGGCGATTTATTGGATCAATCTTCGCTCATGGATGTTGTGAGCGATTGTCAACCGGATGAAATTTATAACCTTGCTTCTCAAAGCTACGTTCCTTTATCTTGGACACAACCCGCTCTAACTGCTGAATATACCGCCCTTGGTGTTTCCCGTCTTTTAGAATCAATCCGACGCTGTAAGCCAGATGCTAGATTTTACCAAGCTTCCAGTAGCGAAGTATTCGGTCAACCCGATGAATCTCCTCAAACCGAACGCACTGCTTTTCGCCCGCGTAATCCCTACGGTGTTGCCAAAGCATACGCCCACTGGATGACAGTAAATTATCGCCAACAATATAAACTATTTGGTTGTTGCGGTATTACTTACACTCACGAATCTCCACGGCGTGGAACAGAGTTTGTATTTCGCAAAATCACCCGTACTGCGGCGATGATTAAACTAGGTTTAGCCAATGAATTGAAGCTGGGTAACTTAGATGCTCGACGTGACTGGTGCTATGCCAAAGATGCAGTGTGCGCGATGTGGATGATGCTCCAGCAAGAAAAACCAGATGACTATATTATTGGTAGTGGCGAAACTCACTCAGTGCGGGAGTTAGTAGAGTGTGCTTTTAATTGTTTGGGATTAGATTGGCAGGATTATGTTTCTGTCGATCCCGCTTTTTATCGCCCAGATGAGCCTGTACAGTTAGTTGGTTGTATTTACAAAGCTAAAGCACAATTAGGTTGGAAACCCCAGTATTCCTTTCAACAGTTAGTAGAGTTAATGGTTGATTGTGATTTAAAAGCATTGAGTGACAATCCGTAA